From one Microlunatus sp. Gsoil 973 genomic stretch:
- a CDS encoding DNA polymerase III subunit delta', protein MTSVTDSSGTAQSVLTGVWADLVGQEQPVSVLRRAVAGGSHAMSHAWLITGPPGSGRSNAARAFAAALQCPDGGCGHCQECRTAVSGAHPDVTLVRTEQLSIGVDEVRELVRRAAMSPTLGRRQVLVVEDADRVTERGADALLKSIEEPAPRTVWILCAPTADDVVVTIRSRCRSLQLHTPTVAAVAGLLQSRDGIEQQLADYAARASQGHIGRARALARSADARERRDQVLQIPDRLTGLGGCLEAAADLIASATAEADSMTAELDARERSELEQALGFGTKGAKPRQAQAALKDLNDQQRARAKRLQRDAIDRALTELTGFYRDVLSVQTGSAADLVNSELSERIGRHARRSSPESTLRRIDALLGCREALENNVAPLLAVEAMMIGLVEG, encoded by the coding sequence ATGACATCGGTGACCGACAGCTCCGGGACCGCGCAGTCCGTGCTCACCGGAGTCTGGGCCGACCTGGTCGGACAGGAGCAGCCGGTCTCCGTGCTGCGGCGCGCCGTCGCCGGCGGCTCCCACGCGATGTCGCATGCCTGGCTGATCACCGGCCCGCCCGGATCCGGCCGGTCGAATGCCGCCCGTGCCTTCGCCGCCGCACTGCAGTGCCCGGACGGTGGCTGTGGTCACTGTCAGGAATGTCGTACGGCAGTGTCCGGAGCACACCCGGATGTGACTCTGGTACGCACCGAGCAGTTGTCGATCGGCGTGGACGAGGTGCGTGAGCTGGTTCGGCGCGCCGCCATGAGTCCTACGCTCGGCCGTCGTCAGGTGCTGGTGGTGGAGGACGCCGATCGGGTCACCGAGCGAGGTGCCGATGCTCTGCTCAAGAGCATCGAGGAGCCGGCGCCGAGGACCGTCTGGATCCTGTGTGCACCGACCGCCGACGATGTCGTGGTCACCATCCGGTCCCGCTGTCGGTCGCTGCAGTTGCACACGCCGACGGTGGCCGCGGTGGCCGGCCTCTTGCAGTCACGGGACGGCATCGAACAGCAGTTGGCCGACTACGCCGCTCGCGCGTCCCAGGGGCACATCGGACGGGCAAGGGCGCTGGCGCGCAGCGCGGACGCTCGTGAGCGGCGGGACCAGGTGTTGCAGATCCCCGACCGGCTGACCGGGCTGGGAGGATGCCTGGAGGCAGCCGCCGACCTGATCGCCTCGGCCACCGCCGAGGCGGACTCGATGACCGCCGAGCTCGATGCCCGTGAGAGGTCGGAACTCGAACAGGCATTGGGGTTCGGAACCAAGGGCGCCAAGCCGCGCCAGGCGCAGGCGGCACTGAAGGATCTGAACGACCAGCAGAGGGCGCGAGCCAAGCGCCTGCAGCGGGATGCGATCGACCGGGCGCTGACCGAGCTGACCGGTTTCTACCGGGATGTGCTCAGTGTGCAGACCGGGAGCGCCGCTGACCTCGTCAACAGCGAACTCAGCGAGCGGATCGGTCGGCATGCGCGCCGATCGTCGCCCGAGTCGACCCTGCGCAGGATCGACGCCCTGCTCGGCTGCCGGGAGGCGTTGGAGAACAACGTGGCGCCGCTGCTGGCGGTCGAGGCGATGATGATCGGGCTGGTTGAGGGCTGA
- a CDS encoding tartrate dehydrogenase has protein sequence MADKSHRIAVIPGDGIGREVVPEGLRSIRRAAELFGIGLEFEEFDFASVDYWQQHGAMLPDDWFEVLRAFDAIFFGAVGWPEVVPDHISLWGSLIQFRRRFDQYVNLRPVRLLPGVPAPLAGRAPGDIDFVVVRENTEGEYSSIGGRIFDGTDRETVIQETVMTRTGVDRIVDFAFRLAQRRNEHLTSATKSNGISVTMPYWDERVAAVGAGFPDIRVDKFHIDILAAHFVLHPDWFDVVVASNLFGDILSDLGPACTGTIGVAPSANINPSGEFPSLFEPVHGSAPDIAGRGIADPIGQIWAGALMLDHLGYPEAGDAVVAAFERVLGDGRIRTPDLGGTASCSDLGTAIADAITR, from the coding sequence ATGGCGGACAAGTCGCACCGCATCGCGGTCATACCGGGCGACGGGATCGGGCGGGAGGTCGTACCGGAGGGTCTGCGGAGCATACGGCGGGCGGCAGAACTCTTCGGGATCGGCCTGGAGTTCGAGGAGTTCGACTTCGCCTCGGTCGACTACTGGCAACAGCACGGCGCGATGCTCCCCGACGACTGGTTCGAGGTGCTGCGCGCCTTCGACGCCATCTTCTTCGGCGCGGTCGGCTGGCCCGAGGTGGTGCCGGACCACATCTCACTCTGGGGATCGTTGATCCAGTTCCGGCGCCGGTTCGACCAGTACGTCAACCTCCGACCGGTACGCCTGCTGCCGGGAGTACCGGCGCCGTTGGCCGGCCGTGCGCCCGGCGACATCGACTTCGTCGTCGTACGGGAGAACACCGAGGGCGAGTACTCCAGCATCGGCGGTCGGATCTTCGACGGCACCGATCGGGAGACCGTGATCCAGGAGACGGTGATGACCCGAACCGGAGTCGACCGGATCGTCGACTTCGCCTTCCGGCTCGCGCAACGGCGGAACGAGCACCTGACCTCTGCCACGAAGTCGAACGGGATCTCGGTGACCATGCCCTATTGGGACGAGCGGGTGGCCGCCGTCGGGGCAGGCTTCCCCGACATCCGGGTGGACAAGTTCCACATCGACATCCTCGCCGCCCATTTCGTCCTGCATCCGGATTGGTTCGACGTGGTGGTCGCCTCGAACCTGTTCGGCGACATTCTTTCCGATCTTGGTCCGGCCTGCACCGGGACCATCGGGGTGGCGCCGAGCGCGAACATCAACCCCTCCGGAGAGTTCCCGTCCTTGTTCGAACCGGTGCACGGCTCGGCCCCCGACATCGCCGGTCGCGGGATCGCGGATCCGATCGGGCAGATCTGGGCCGGCGCGTTGATGCTTGATCATCTCGGATATCCGGAAGCAGGCGATGCGGTCGTGGCCGCCTTCGAACGCGTACTGGGTGATGGCCGGATCCGGACACCTGATCTTGGTGGAACTGCGTCCTGCAGTGATCTTGGCACGGCGATCGCCGACGCGATCACGCGCTAG
- a CDS encoding TetR/AcrR family transcriptional regulator produces the protein MSLRAIARELNLVSSAIYRYFASRDELITALIIDAYNDLADVLDAAAERDRRTPVRRWRETCLALRSWASEQPHRFGLIFGTSIPGYHAPQTTVAPAARVYRALSIISLDSEPAGDLTIGRELRGQLTTAATGLELDVDEPTMLAAISAFSRIIGVITLELGGHFVGTFEPADHLYAALVEREAKLLGIAGHER, from the coding sequence CTGTCGCTCCGGGCGATCGCCCGCGAGCTCAATCTGGTGTCCAGCGCGATCTACCGGTACTTCGCCAGCCGCGACGAATTGATCACCGCGCTGATCATCGACGCGTACAACGATCTTGCCGATGTGCTGGACGCCGCAGCCGAGCGCGATCGGCGAACGCCGGTGCGCCGGTGGCGGGAGACCTGCCTCGCACTGCGGAGCTGGGCCAGCGAGCAGCCGCATCGCTTCGGATTGATCTTCGGCACCAGCATCCCCGGCTATCACGCCCCCCAGACCACCGTCGCCCCGGCAGCCCGCGTCTACCGTGCCCTCTCGATCATCAGCCTGGACTCCGAGCCGGCCGGCGACCTGACGATCGGCCGCGAGTTGCGCGGTCAGCTGACCACCGCCGCAACCGGTCTCGAGCTGGATGTCGACGAGCCGACGATGCTCGCCGCGATCAGTGCGTTCTCCCGGATCATCGGCGTGATCACCCTCGAGCTGGGTGGGCATTTCGTCGGCACGTTCGAGCCCGCCGATCACTTGTACGCCGCTCTCGTCGAGCGGGAGGCCAAGCTGCTCGGCATTGCCGGTCACGAACGGTGA
- the tmk gene encoding dTMP kinase, with protein MNDQQTDGLFVVFEGGEGAGKSTQVGLLCDWLAETGRAFLRTFEPGDSAVGKQIRSIVLDPSTGDLAPKAESLLYAADKAHHLATVVRPALARGAVVVCDRYVDSMLAYQGAGRVLDLDEVEHIARWATDDLRPDLTVLLDGDPAELMGGIADRDRIEAAGDDFHRTVRDHFRRLAARDPEHYLVLPARQSRDAIAAAVRARITPLLPRGQ; from the coding sequence GTGAACGATCAGCAGACCGACGGACTGTTCGTCGTGTTCGAAGGCGGCGAGGGAGCCGGCAAGTCCACCCAGGTCGGGCTGCTGTGCGACTGGTTGGCCGAGACCGGGCGGGCATTCCTGCGCACCTTCGAACCCGGTGACTCAGCGGTCGGCAAGCAGATCCGCAGCATCGTGCTGGACCCGTCGACGGGTGATCTCGCGCCCAAGGCCGAATCGCTGCTGTACGCCGCCGACAAGGCCCACCACCTGGCCACGGTCGTCCGTCCGGCCCTGGCCCGCGGCGCGGTCGTGGTCTGCGACCGGTACGTGGACTCGATGCTGGCCTACCAGGGTGCGGGCCGGGTGCTCGACCTGGACGAGGTGGAGCACATCGCCCGGTGGGCGACCGACGACCTGCGACCGGATCTGACGGTCCTGCTCGACGGCGATCCGGCCGAGCTGATGGGCGGTATCGCCGACCGCGACCGGATCGAAGCCGCCGGCGACGACTTCCACCGGACCGTACGCGACCACTTCCGCCGGCTCGCCGCCCGTGACCCCGAGCACTACCTGGTCTTGCCTGCCCGCCAGTCCCGCGACGCGATCGCCGCCGCCGTCCGCGCCCGGATCACCCCCCTCCTGCCGAGGGGTCAGTAA
- the topA gene encoding type I DNA topoisomerase, which translates to MASNGSGHRLVIVESPTKVKTIAGYLGDGYVVESSRGHVRDLPTGASEVPAKYKGEKWARTGIDIDNGFEPMYVVSSDKRQTIKQLRQALAGADELLLATDDDREGEAIAWHLLEELKPKVPVRRMVFHEITRTAINEALQNPRGLDEDKVDAYQARRILDRLYGYEVSPVLWRKVMPRLSAGRVQSVATRLVVDRERERIAFRSAGYWDLDATLDAGEQANPPLFPARLTHVGAARVAQGRDFDDRGNLKQSGDQLLHLDQGAAQELAARMRVAQFSVTSVESRPYRRSPYPPFRTTTLQQEAGRKLGFTAQRTMSVAQDLYEGGYITYMRTDSITLSVSAISASRDQVRRLFGDRYLPDQPRVYASKVKGAQEAHEAIRPSGETFRTPAQTGLTGDQFRLYDMIWKRTVASQMRDAEGNTVTVKINAHSTQGEDATFVASGRTITFHGFLKAYVESRDDDTVAADDQQTRLPNLSEGQSLRPEEITASGHETKPPARYTEPSLVAKLEELNIGRPSTYATIIRTITSRDYVFKKGSALVPTWLAFAVTNLLEKHFPRLVDYQFTAEMEEDLDKIADGDLGRLAVLNEFYYGEGDQEGLHKLVTELGDIDARALSTFEIGDLDSGVVARVGRYGTYVEDSDGRRASVPDDLAPDELTLDLAKELLSKPMGEERELGTDPETGNKIVAKNGRFGPYVTEALDDDAPKGAKPRTGSLFKSMSIDSVTLDQALQLMSLPRIVGVGEDGVEITAQNGRYGPYLKKGSDSRSLDSEEQIFEITLDEAEKIYAQPKQRGRAAAKPPLKELGDDPVSGKPMVIKDGRFGAYVTDGEYNATLRRGDEIETITAERAAELLAEKRAKGPAPKKRTAKKTTAKKTTAKKSTTKKTTSKKTAAKKSPAKRTAAKKTTAKQAGSSSSS; encoded by the coding sequence GTGGCAAGCAACGGGTCCGGACACCGTCTGGTGATCGTCGAGTCGCCGACCAAGGTGAAGACGATCGCCGGGTACCTCGGCGACGGGTACGTCGTCGAGTCCTCGCGCGGCCATGTCCGGGACCTGCCGACCGGCGCCTCGGAGGTTCCGGCCAAGTACAAGGGCGAGAAATGGGCCCGCACCGGAATCGACATCGACAACGGATTCGAGCCGATGTACGTCGTCTCCTCCGACAAGCGACAGACGATCAAGCAACTGAGGCAGGCGCTCGCCGGAGCCGACGAACTGCTGCTGGCCACCGATGACGATCGCGAGGGCGAGGCGATCGCCTGGCACCTCCTGGAGGAGCTCAAGCCCAAGGTCCCGGTCCGCCGAATGGTCTTCCACGAGATCACCCGGACGGCGATCAACGAGGCGCTGCAGAATCCGCGCGGGCTCGACGAGGACAAGGTCGACGCCTACCAGGCGCGCCGGATCCTCGACCGGCTGTACGGCTACGAGGTCTCGCCGGTGCTCTGGCGCAAGGTGATGCCGCGGCTGTCGGCCGGCCGCGTGCAGTCGGTGGCCACCCGGTTGGTCGTCGACCGGGAGCGGGAGCGGATCGCCTTCCGCAGCGCGGGCTATTGGGATCTCGACGCAACGCTCGACGCCGGCGAACAGGCCAACCCGCCACTGTTCCCCGCCCGGCTGACCCATGTCGGCGCGGCTCGGGTCGCGCAGGGTCGGGACTTCGACGACCGCGGCAACCTCAAGCAGTCCGGTGATCAACTGCTGCATCTTGACCAGGGTGCGGCACAGGAACTCGCCGCCCGGATGCGCGTCGCGCAGTTCTCGGTGACCAGCGTCGAATCCCGCCCCTACCGGCGCAGCCCCTACCCGCCGTTCCGCACGACGACGCTGCAGCAGGAGGCGGGGCGCAAGCTCGGCTTCACAGCGCAGCGGACGATGTCGGTCGCTCAGGACCTCTACGAGGGCGGCTACATCACCTATATGCGTACCGACTCGATCACCCTGTCGGTCTCGGCGATCTCGGCTTCCCGGGATCAGGTGCGTCGGCTGTTCGGCGACCGGTATCTGCCCGACCAGCCCCGGGTGTACGCCAGCAAGGTCAAGGGTGCGCAGGAAGCACACGAGGCGATCCGGCCGTCCGGCGAGACTTTCCGTACACCGGCCCAGACCGGACTGACCGGTGATCAGTTCCGGCTGTACGACATGATCTGGAAGCGCACCGTCGCCTCCCAGATGCGCGACGCCGAGGGCAACACCGTCACGGTCAAGATCAACGCCCACTCGACGCAGGGGGAGGACGCGACCTTCGTTGCGTCCGGCCGGACGATCACCTTCCACGGCTTCCTCAAGGCCTACGTCGAGTCCCGTGACGACGACACGGTGGCAGCCGATGATCAACAGACCCGGCTGCCGAATCTGAGCGAGGGCCAGTCGCTGCGTCCGGAGGAGATCACCGCCTCCGGCCACGAGACCAAGCCGCCGGCCCGCTACACCGAGCCGTCCCTGGTGGCCAAGCTCGAAGAGCTGAACATCGGCCGGCCATCGACCTACGCGACCATCATTCGCACCATCACCAGCCGCGATTATGTGTTCAAGAAGGGATCCGCGCTGGTTCCCACGTGGCTGGCGTTCGCGGTGACGAACCTGCTCGAGAAGCACTTCCCGCGTCTGGTCGACTACCAGTTCACCGCCGAGATGGAGGAGGACCTGGACAAGATCGCCGACGGTGATCTTGGTCGGCTCGCCGTGCTGAACGAGTTCTATTACGGCGAAGGTGATCAGGAAGGGCTGCACAAGCTGGTCACCGAGCTCGGCGACATCGATGCCCGGGCGCTGTCGACCTTCGAGATCGGTGATCTCGACTCCGGGGTGGTTGCGCGCGTCGGCCGCTACGGCACCTATGTCGAGGACTCGGACGGACGTCGGGCCTCTGTTCCCGATGATCTTGCTCCGGACGAGCTGACCCTCGACCTGGCCAAGGAGCTGCTCAGCAAGCCGATGGGTGAGGAGCGTGAACTCGGCACCGACCCGGAGACCGGCAACAAGATCGTCGCCAAGAACGGCCGGTTCGGCCCCTATGTCACCGAGGCGCTGGACGACGATGCGCCCAAGGGTGCCAAGCCGCGCACCGGATCGCTGTTCAAGTCGATGAGCATCGACTCGGTCACCCTGGATCAGGCGCTGCAGCTGATGAGCCTGCCGCGGATCGTCGGGGTGGGCGAGGACGGCGTCGAGATCACCGCACAGAACGGCAGGTACGGGCCGTACCTGAAGAAGGGCAGTGATTCCCGGTCACTGGACAGCGAGGAGCAGATCTTCGAGATCACCCTCGACGAAGCCGAGAAGATCTACGCCCAGCCCAAGCAACGCGGACGTGCCGCGGCCAAGCCGCCGTTGAAGGAGCTGGGCGACGATCCGGTCAGCGGCAAGCCGATGGTGATCAAGGATGGCCGGTTCGGCGCGTACGTCACCGATGGTGAGTACAACGCCACCCTGCGACGCGGTGACGAGATCGAAACGATCACTGCCGAACGTGCGGCGGAGTTGCTGGCGGAGAAGCGTGCCAAGGGGCCCGCGCCGAAGAAGCGTACGGCGAAGAAGACCACTGCGAAGAAGACCACGGCCAAGAAGTCCACAACCAAGAAGACCACAAGCAAGAAGACCGCGGCCAAGAAATCGCCGGCCAAGAGGACGGCAGCGAAGAAGACGACGGCGAAGCAGGCCGGGAGCTCGAGCTCGTCATGA
- a CDS encoding methyltransferase, which yields MLRLGDDNPGDDGSGLSDDDFDRLRSRLAEIDYTVDRIIDLVGEHEHAALGRNNTTPALRALRGIDDPTATLARLWPLQQPVDREDLERAVPGLAEKLITGRVLEVDHDRVRARIDLRPYASDDGAGGWIFSDLTPGLDGPMTPVPPDFVLGVSPASMTLAEMTIRRPVASALDLGTGCGVQSLHLARHADRVVATDVNHRALAMARATMRLNGVDRVDVREGSLYGPVGDQRFDLIVTNPPYVMSPPSDADRRLTYREAGLVADDLVRQVIVDGARRLNPGGSLQVLGNWAQLHGQDWQDRLAGWIRGTGCDAHILRREVLDAYEYIEIWLADAGLLGEPSTTRRADWGISDPSPYREAYRQWCDYFDELGIESVGMGWFTLTDAGRDVPVVTIEDWPHPVEQPIGPAWADRIDAVNLSERLSDADVLATRWKLAEDITQETVGPPGAEDPAVIVFRQQRGFRRAVRADTALAAVLGACDGELTLEQIVDAVAGILRVDVADLGNEILRHVRSLIVDNLMTA from the coding sequence GTGCTCCGTCTCGGCGATGACAATCCTGGCGACGACGGCTCCGGTCTGTCCGACGACGATTTTGACCGGCTGCGGTCGCGGCTGGCGGAGATCGACTACACCGTCGACCGGATCATCGACCTGGTCGGCGAGCACGAACACGCCGCGCTCGGTCGGAACAACACCACTCCGGCGCTCCGCGCCCTGCGCGGCATCGACGATCCAACCGCAACGCTGGCCAGGCTGTGGCCGCTGCAACAACCGGTGGACAGAGAGGATCTGGAACGCGCGGTGCCCGGCCTGGCCGAGAAGTTGATCACTGGCCGAGTCCTGGAAGTCGATCATGACCGGGTCCGCGCGCGGATCGACCTGCGGCCGTACGCCAGCGACGACGGTGCCGGCGGCTGGATCTTCTCCGACCTCACGCCGGGCCTCGATGGCCCGATGACCCCGGTTCCGCCCGATTTCGTGCTCGGCGTCTCCCCGGCCTCGATGACCCTGGCAGAGATGACGATCCGCCGACCGGTCGCGTCGGCGCTCGATCTCGGCACCGGTTGCGGCGTGCAGAGCCTGCACCTGGCCCGGCACGCCGACCGCGTGGTCGCCACCGACGTGAACCACCGGGCCCTGGCCATGGCCAGGGCGACCATGCGACTCAACGGCGTTGACAGGGTCGACGTACGGGAGGGCAGTCTGTATGGGCCGGTCGGCGACCAGAGGTTCGACCTGATCGTCACCAACCCGCCGTACGTGATGTCCCCGCCGTCGGACGCCGACCGCCGGCTCACCTATCGCGAGGCAGGCCTCGTCGCAGACGATCTGGTCCGGCAGGTGATCGTCGACGGCGCCCGGCGCCTGAATCCCGGGGGCAGCCTGCAGGTGCTGGGCAACTGGGCGCAGCTCCACGGTCAGGATTGGCAGGACCGGCTCGCCGGATGGATTCGCGGGACCGGCTGCGACGCCCACATCCTGCGCCGCGAGGTGTTGGACGCGTACGAATACATCGAGATCTGGCTCGCCGATGCCGGTCTCCTGGGAGAGCCTTCGACGACACGCCGTGCAGATTGGGGAATATCTGACCCCTCGCCGTATCGGGAGGCCTACCGGCAGTGGTGTGACTATTTCGATGAGCTGGGCATCGAGTCGGTCGGCATGGGCTGGTTCACGCTGACCGATGCGGGCCGCGACGTACCGGTCGTGACAATCGAGGACTGGCCGCACCCGGTGGAACAGCCGATCGGGCCGGCCTGGGCGGACCGGATCGATGCTGTGAACCTGAGCGAGCGTCTCAGCGACGCCGACGTGCTGGCGACCCGCTGGAAACTGGCCGAAGACATCACCCAGGAGACCGTCGGCCCGCCGGGCGCGGAGGACCCGGCGGTCATCGTCTTCCGGCAGCAGCGGGGGTTCCGGCGCGCGGTCCGCGCGGACACGGCACTGGCGGCCGTACTCGGTGCCTGCGACGGTGAGCTGACGCTTGAGCAGATCGTCGACGCGGTGGCCGGCATCCTCCGCGTCGACGTCGCCGACCTCGGCAATGAGATACTCCGCCACGTCAGGTCGCTGATCGTGGACAATCTGATGACGGCGTAG
- a CDS encoding aminotransferase class V-fold PLP-dependent enzyme — protein MPDPVDIRDQFHLADDDAYLNTAYMGPLPTSAVAAGTTALAAKSRPWTITVDDFFAPVARLRSSIADLLDGDPDGVAIVGSVSYGIATAAANLPVRPRSTIVLLGDQFPSNVYSWRAVAAANDARVITVGKSAAGWTPALLEVIDERTAVVAVEGCHWTDGSTIDLVRVGEACRAVGAALVVDVTQSLGAVPFAHTEIRPDVVVGALYKWLLGAYGGAFLWVAPPLRDRTPIELSWITRDGSENFTGLVDYTDDYQPGARRYDSGEVSNFANVAASVASLELINRCSPERIARHAGDLTTRLVERVAPLGLEAPDASTRSPHLIGLRLPDDAPDPQAVAAALAAERVYVSVRGTAIRVSVHGFNNQADVDRLVDVLAAVLR, from the coding sequence ATGCCTGATCCGGTGGACATCCGTGACCAGTTCCACCTGGCTGACGATGATGCCTACTTGAACACGGCGTACATGGGACCGCTGCCCACCTCGGCGGTGGCCGCCGGCACGACTGCACTGGCGGCGAAGAGTCGTCCGTGGACGATCACCGTCGACGACTTCTTCGCGCCGGTCGCCCGGCTGCGCAGCTCCATCGCCGACCTGCTCGACGGCGACCCCGACGGTGTGGCGATCGTCGGTTCGGTCAGCTACGGGATCGCCACCGCCGCCGCGAACCTGCCGGTCCGCCCACGATCGACCATCGTGCTGCTCGGCGACCAGTTCCCGTCCAACGTCTACAGCTGGCGTGCGGTGGCCGCCGCCAACGATGCCCGGGTGATCACGGTCGGCAAGTCCGCCGCCGGTTGGACCCCGGCGCTGCTGGAGGTGATCGACGAGCGCACGGCTGTCGTCGCAGTCGAGGGGTGCCACTGGACCGACGGCAGCACCATCGATCTGGTGCGGGTCGGTGAGGCCTGCCGGGCCGTCGGCGCGGCGCTGGTCGTCGACGTCACCCAGTCGTTGGGCGCGGTTCCGTTTGCGCACACCGAGATCCGGCCGGATGTCGTGGTCGGCGCGCTCTACAAGTGGTTGCTCGGGGCGTACGGCGGGGCCTTCCTGTGGGTTGCGCCGCCGCTGCGCGATCGGACACCGATCGAACTGAGCTGGATCACCCGCGACGGCAGCGAGAACTTCACCGGGCTGGTCGACTACACCGACGACTACCAGCCGGGCGCCCGCCGCTACGACAGTGGCGAGGTGTCGAACTTCGCCAACGTCGCGGCCAGTGTGGCGTCGCTGGAGTTGATCAACCGTTGCAGCCCGGAGCGCATCGCCCGGCACGCTGGGGACCTGACGACCCGGCTGGTCGAACGCGTCGCGCCACTCGGTCTGGAAGCACCGGACGCCTCGACCCGGTCGCCGCACCTGATCGGTCTCCGATTGCCCGACGACGCGCCGGATCCGCAGGCCGTGGCAGCCGCACTGGCCGCGGAACGGGTGTACGTCAGCGTCCGCGGTACGGCGATCAGGGTCTCTGTGCACGGCTTCAACAACCAGGCCGACGTCGATCGCCTGGTGGATGTGCTGGCCGCAGTCCTGCGCTGA
- a CDS encoding universal stress protein, protein MSNKIVVGIDGSAISERAVEFAADEAELHGTELEIIYAIALPTDVDFYGVTIAGPQIEALQHYADELLSAAVTTVNQRHPDLVCTTNSVIGTPTWVLINASEDAAAIVVGRRGLGAVKSAFLGSVSSRLATEASCPVFVISEDEQRPTSGPIVVGVDDSEFGTAALAFALTQAAARETTVRAVSAYRTPAIAIPIEPELVVELRKSEAAEAERILNTALEQARTPETASVEVVKVTVEDSPADAILTQSKDAQLIVVGSHGKGFVKRLLLGSVSRQVLHEADRPVAVVDLSH, encoded by the coding sequence ATGAGCAACAAGATCGTGGTCGGTATCGACGGTTCGGCGATCAGCGAACGGGCAGTCGAGTTCGCCGCCGATGAGGCGGAGCTGCACGGCACAGAACTCGAGATCATCTATGCCATCGCGTTGCCGACCGATGTCGACTTCTACGGCGTCACGATCGCCGGCCCACAGATCGAGGCGCTGCAGCATTACGCCGATGAACTGCTGTCGGCCGCAGTCACGACGGTGAACCAGAGACATCCTGATCTTGTCTGCACCACCAACTCAGTCATCGGCACGCCGACCTGGGTGCTGATCAACGCGTCGGAGGATGCGGCCGCGATCGTCGTCGGCCGACGCGGTCTGGGCGCGGTCAAGAGCGCCTTCCTCGGCTCGGTCAGCAGCCGACTGGCGACCGAGGCATCCTGCCCGGTATTCGTGATCAGCGAGGACGAACAACGCCCGACCAGCGGACCGATCGTGGTCGGAGTCGACGATTCCGAGTTCGGCACTGCGGCGCTGGCCTTCGCCCTCACCCAGGCGGCGGCCCGGGAGACCACGGTGCGGGCGGTCAGCGCCTATCGCACGCCGGCGATCGCCATCCCGATCGAGCCGGAGCTGGTGGTCGAACTGCGGAAATCGGAGGCCGCGGAGGCCGAGAGGATCCTCAACACGGCCCTGGAGCAGGCCAGGACGCCGGAGACGGCATCCGTCGAGGTGGTGAAGGTGACGGTGGAGGACTCCCCGGCCGATGCCATCCTGACCCAGTCCAAGGACGCTCAACTCATCGTTGTCGGCTCGCACGGCAAGGGGTTCGTCAAGCGGCTCCTCCTCGGATCGGTGAGCCGGCAGGTGTTGCACGAGGCGGACCGACCGGTTGCCGTCGTCGACCTGTCGCACTGA
- a CDS encoding ABC transporter ATP-binding protein, whose amino-acid sequence MHELRTADLSLGYGDRVIVSSLSVQIPTGQLSVIIGANGSGKSTLLRGIARLLAPISGQVLLDGRSVHAMPSKELARIVGLLPQSPTAPDGITVADLVGRGRYPHQGWFRQWRAADDHAVTEALRATDTLSLADRPIEDMSGGQRQRVWIAMALAQETDVLLLDEPTTYLDLAHQIEVLDLLAELNHSRGTTIVVVMHDLNLACRYADHLIAMRYGSIVAEGAPAAVITPELVAEVFGLSCTVIEDPVAHTPLIIPIGSRHDQLRQRPR is encoded by the coding sequence ATGCACGAGCTGCGCACGGCCGATCTCAGTCTTGGCTACGGCGACCGGGTGATCGTCTCTTCGCTGTCGGTGCAGATTCCTACCGGTCAACTGTCGGTGATCATCGGCGCCAACGGCAGCGGCAAGTCGACGTTGTTGCGCGGGATCGCCCGACTGCTGGCGCCGATCTCCGGCCAGGTGTTGTTGGACGGGCGGAGCGTCCACGCCATGCCGAGCAAGGAACTTGCCCGGATCGTCGGCCTGCTGCCCCAGTCGCCGACCGCGCCGGACGGCATCACCGTCGCCGATCTTGTCGGTCGCGGGCGCTACCCACATCAGGGCTGGTTCCGGCAGTGGCGGGCAGCCGACGATCACGCGGTCACCGAGGCACTTCGGGCGACCGACACATTGTCGCTTGCCGACCGGCCGATCGAAGACATGAGCGGAGGGCAACGGCAGCGGGTATGGATCGCGATGGCCCTGGCCCAGGAGACAGATGTGTTGCTGCTGGACGAGCCGACCACCTACCTCGACCTGGCCCACCAGATCGAGGTGCTGGACCTGCTCGCCGAGCTGAATCACAGCCGGGGGACGACGATCGTGGTCGTCATGCACGACCTCAACCTGGCCTGCCGGTACGCCGATCATCTGATCGCCATGCGGTACGGCAGCATCGTGGCCGAGGGTGCGCCCGCCGCGGTGATCACCCCGGAACTTGTCGCCGAGGTGTTCGGTCTGTCGTGCACGGTGATCGAGGACCCGGTGGCGCACACACCGTTGATCATCCCCATCGGCAGCCGGCACGATCAGCTCCGGCAACGACCGCGGTGA